The genomic stretch TGAGGCCTTTTTGCAAAGTGATGCCGTTTTGAGCTGTGTTGTTGACACTCCCACTCAAACTTGGAGTCGGTGGAACAATGACACCAATTTTGAATCTCAACCATTCAAATGGACCTTTGGCTagagattttgtaaaaatatctAGGAATAGAGCtccatggtatcagagccatggaGCTCTATTCCTATCCTACTTTAAACATTTCAAATTGTGTCACCGTCAAACTTACAGAACGCAACTACATCCTGTGGAAATCCCAGTTCGAGTCTTTTCTCTCCGGGCAAGGACTTCTGGGCTTTGTCACAGGGACTGCTACTGCACCGGCGAGTACCATCACCATCCGTAACAACGAAGAACAAAACGTCATAGCTCCAAACCCAGATTATGAAGCATGGCGTCGCTCGGATCAAGTTGTTATGGCATGGCTTCTTGGTTCGTTGTCTGAAGATATCCTTAGTGTGGTGGTCGGATCCACAACCTCTCATGATGTGTGGACTAACCTTGCCGGTCATTACAACCGCACTTCGTCATCCCGAGTTCTGCAACTTCAGAGGCGTCTCCATGGCATTTCAAAAGAAGGGAAAACCATGGATGAATATCTACGAGATCTCAAAAATGTCTTCACGATTCATGGTCTCACTCGTGAATATGAGCCTCTGATAACCTCGCTTGAGTCTTCTTTGGATGTTGTTCCTGAACCACCTTATGAAGACATTCTGCATCGTCTACGAGGCTATGATGACAGGCTTCAAAGCTATGTCACACCTTCAGAAGTCTCACCGCATCTGGCTTTCTACACCACCAACAGAGGTCGTGGACAGTCTCGTGGCAGAGGAGGACGAAATCGAGGACGAGGAAGCTTCTCCACTCGAGGACGTGGATTTCATCAACAGTTCAGCTCTGGAAGCTCAGGTTCATCTGTTGCTGAAAAACCTACCTGTCAGATTTGCGGAAAGAAAGGTCATCAAGCTCTTGACTGTTGGCACAAATACGATGACAACTATGAACAACAAGGAGCTGTCGCTTCTGCTCTAGCTGCGTTACACATCACTGATGTTACTGATGAGACCGGTTGGCACCCGGATACTGGTGAGACGGCTCACATTACAAATTCCACTCAGCGCCTGCAACAAGCACAACCATACTATGGTTCAGACACAGTGATGGCTAGTGATGGTAATTTTCTGCCTATAACTCACATTGGTTCGTCTAAACTTCCCTCTACATCAGGTAATCTTCCTTTGAAGGATGTGTTAGTGTGCCCAGATATTGCCAAATCTTTATTATCTGTATCAAAGTTAACCAAAGATTATCCCTGTTCTTTCacttttgatgatgatggtgttgtTGTAAAGGACAAAGCAACTCAAAAAATCCTGACAATGGGATGAACAAGTGAAGGGCTCTATCTGCTGGAGAATCACAA from Camelina sativa cultivar DH55 unplaced genomic scaffold, Cs unpScaffold02047, whole genome shotgun sequence encodes the following:
- the LOC104774220 gene encoding uncharacterized protein LOC104774220 → MELYSYPTLNISNCVTVKLTERNYILWKSQFESFLSGQGLLGFVTGTATAPASTITIRNNEEQNVIAPNPDYEAWRRSDQVVMAWLLGSLSEDILSVVVGSTTSHDVWTNLAGHYNRTSSSRVLQLQRRLHGISKEGKTMDEYLRDLKNVFTIHGLTREYEPLITSLESSLDVVPEPPYEDILHRLRGYDDRLQSYVTPSEVSPHLAFYTTNRGRGQSRGRGGRNRGRGSFSTRGRGFHQQFSSGSSGSSVAEKPTCQICGKKGHQALDCWHKYDDNYEQQGAVASALAALHITDVTDETGWHPDTGETAHITNSTQRLQQAQPYYGSDTVMASDGNFLPITHIGSSKLPSTSGNLPLKDVLVCPDIAKSLLSVSKLTKDYPCSFTFDDDGVVVKDKATQKILTMG